Proteins encoded together in one uncultured Sphaerochaeta sp. window:
- a CDS encoding carbohydrate ABC transporter permease, translating to MISLARKRQNKWTMVVNIILIVLVIIWSIPIIGLLISSLRPQDDVLNTGWWTIFKGDGDFTLNNYRRVLGGRQATFTDAEGNVLRASGDNLSQAFINSFTVTIPSVIIPILIATAAAFGFAWMVFPGRKLFFTIVVALLVVPLQISLIPILRDYMKIGLTGSYLGIWLAHTGFGLPLGIYLLYNYVSTIPRDVFESAFLDGARPMVIFVRLVLPLSVPAIASLGIFQFLWVWNDLLVALVFLGGTSDVAVLTQRLANMVGSRGQDWHLLTAGAFIVMIVPILVFFFLQRYFVQGLMAGSVKG from the coding sequence ATGATTTCCCTTGCAAGAAAAAGACAAAACAAGTGGACCATGGTGGTCAATATCATTCTGATTGTACTGGTCATCATCTGGAGTATCCCGATCATAGGCCTACTTATCTCATCACTGAGACCGCAGGATGATGTGTTGAATACCGGATGGTGGACAATTTTTAAAGGTGACGGAGATTTCACCTTGAACAACTATCGACGTGTTTTGGGAGGTAGACAAGCCACATTTACTGACGCGGAAGGGAATGTTCTTCGCGCAAGTGGGGACAACCTCTCCCAAGCCTTCATCAATAGTTTTACCGTCACCATTCCATCGGTGATCATTCCGATTCTTATTGCAACTGCAGCTGCCTTTGGGTTTGCCTGGATGGTATTTCCCGGTAGGAAACTATTCTTTACCATTGTGGTTGCGCTGTTGGTGGTTCCTTTGCAGATATCCTTGATTCCTATCCTTCGTGATTACATGAAGATTGGACTCACTGGCTCCTATTTGGGGATATGGCTTGCCCATACAGGCTTCGGTCTGCCGCTTGGAATCTACCTGCTCTATAACTATGTTTCCACCATCCCTCGGGATGTGTTTGAATCAGCATTCCTTGATGGAGCAAGGCCAATGGTGATCTTCGTACGGCTGGTGCTTCCTCTCTCTGTTCCTGCTATTGCATCGTTGGGTATTTTCCAGTTTCTTTGGGTTTGGAATGACCTGCTGGTAGCATTGGTCTTCCTCGGTGGTACCAGTGATGTAGCTGTATTGACCCAGCGTCTGGCGAATATGGTGGGATCACGTGGACAGGACTGGCATTTGCTAACTGCAGGGGCCTTCATTGTCATGATTGTCCCTATTCTCGTATTTTTCTTCCTGCAACGTTACTTTGTACAGGGACTTATGGCAGGATCAGTCAAGGGGTAA
- a CDS encoding sugar ABC transporter permease, producing MTTIERQGKPTSPLAKLGRIAFSVLVLVGVFFVLWVGFIFLRDSNAPQGIIAIIAIVWGVGGIALLFWVADWVINRTSVTTAKKLQPIIFVGPALLILAWYLFIPTVRSLYLSFFDAQSKNFVGLANYVFAFTDSKMRESFMNNLLWLIIGTGGAVGFGLIIALLADRVKMEKVFKSIIFMPMAISFVGAGVIWRFIYSYKPAGEDQIGLLNAIVTFFGGEPQAWFTMPVWNNIFLIAILVWLQTGYAMVIISSALKGVPSTIIEAGRIDGAGEFRIIRSIIIPFIAPTLITVSTTIIIITLKIFDIVFTMTNGNYGTEVIASMQYKQMFRFYHYGRGSAIAIVLVLAVIPVMWYNLHQFSKREGF from the coding sequence ATGACAACAATTGAAAGACAAGGGAAACCTACATCACCCCTCGCAAAACTTGGTCGTATAGCATTTTCTGTTCTTGTGCTTGTTGGGGTGTTCTTTGTATTGTGGGTTGGTTTCATCTTCTTACGGGATAGCAATGCTCCACAAGGAATAATTGCAATCATCGCTATTGTGTGGGGTGTTGGTGGGATTGCTCTTCTGTTCTGGGTTGCTGATTGGGTTATCAATAGAACCAGTGTTACGACAGCCAAGAAGCTGCAACCGATCATATTTGTAGGACCAGCATTGCTCATCCTCGCTTGGTATCTTTTTATCCCTACCGTGAGATCACTCTACCTGAGTTTCTTTGATGCACAGTCGAAGAATTTCGTAGGACTCGCGAACTATGTGTTCGCTTTCACCGATTCCAAGATGCGTGAATCATTCATGAACAATCTCCTATGGTTGATCATCGGAACCGGCGGTGCTGTCGGCTTCGGTCTTATTATCGCACTACTCGCTGATCGAGTGAAAATGGAGAAGGTCTTCAAGAGCATCATTTTCATGCCAATGGCAATCTCCTTCGTAGGTGCAGGTGTTATCTGGAGATTCATTTATTCGTACAAACCCGCAGGAGAGGACCAGATAGGTTTGCTCAATGCGATTGTTACCTTTTTCGGAGGTGAACCACAAGCCTGGTTTACCATGCCGGTCTGGAACAATATCTTCCTGATCGCCATCCTGGTATGGCTGCAAACCGGCTATGCCATGGTTATCATCAGCTCTGCACTCAAGGGTGTTCCTTCCACGATTATTGAGGCAGGTCGTATAGATGGGGCAGGGGAGTTCAGGATTATCCGGAGTATTATCATACCCTTCATTGCTCCCACCCTTATCACAGTATCAACAACGATTATCATTATTACGTTGAAGATATTCGATATTGTATTTACCATGACCAACGGTAACTATGGGACCGAGGTTATTGCAAGCATGCAGTACAAGCAGATGTTCCGTTTCTACCACTATGGACGAGGCTCTGCTATCGCCATTGTTCTGGTTCTGGCCGTCATTCCTGTCATGTGGTACAACCTGCATCAGTTCAGTAAAAGGGAGGGCTTCTGA
- a CDS encoding ABC transporter substrate-binding protein: MKKAVVVLLIALVVLPSAFAAGQADTKEDDKKVVQVFGAFVDEELRRFEEAIVPFEERTGIDVIYEGSKDFETLISVRVEGGNPPDIAALPQPGLMYNFASQGYLVPMWDSLLETVDANYAPVWKDLGSYDGTPYGVFHRVNAKSFVWYPKKAWAREGYEVPTTWDELIALMDKMVANGHTPWSIGIEAGGATGWVGTDWVEDVMLRTAGPEVYDKWVNHEIAFNAPEVREAFEVIGDIWLNPKYVYGGTNTMLTQSYTDSPRTMFENPPRSWMHRQGNFVTSFLQDDIQANLEEEVGVFPLPGINDEFGIPILGGGDQFVVFNDRPEVREFMEFLATWESGEIWAKRGGALFPYLNQDLDAYPNEIERSLAESLVNAKVFRFDASDLMPGQVGAGTFWTGIVDWVNGKSLDAMLNDVQKSWPE, encoded by the coding sequence ATGAAGAAAGCAGTAGTAGTGTTACTCATTGCATTGGTGGTTCTACCATCAGCATTTGCTGCTGGACAAGCTGACACCAAAGAAGACGACAAGAAGGTCGTACAGGTGTTTGGAGCTTTCGTAGATGAAGAACTGAGACGTTTTGAAGAGGCAATCGTGCCATTCGAGGAACGGACAGGAATCGATGTAATCTACGAAGGGTCGAAGGACTTTGAGACGCTGATCAGTGTACGTGTTGAGGGTGGTAATCCCCCAGATATCGCAGCACTTCCCCAGCCTGGTCTCATGTATAACTTTGCTTCCCAGGGATATCTGGTTCCAATGTGGGACTCCCTGCTGGAAACAGTCGATGCAAACTATGCACCGGTTTGGAAGGACCTGGGTTCCTATGATGGCACCCCTTATGGCGTATTCCACCGTGTAAATGCAAAGAGTTTTGTGTGGTATCCCAAGAAAGCTTGGGCAAGGGAAGGCTATGAAGTTCCTACCACATGGGATGAATTGATCGCCCTGATGGACAAAATGGTCGCCAATGGTCATACCCCTTGGTCAATCGGTATTGAAGCCGGTGGAGCAACAGGTTGGGTTGGTACCGACTGGGTGGAAGATGTCATGCTCAGAACCGCTGGCCCTGAAGTGTATGACAAATGGGTAAACCATGAGATCGCATTCAATGCACCTGAGGTTCGAGAAGCCTTTGAAGTAATTGGCGATATCTGGTTGAATCCAAAATATGTCTATGGTGGAACCAATACCATGCTTACCCAGAGTTATACTGATTCCCCACGGACCATGTTTGAGAATCCTCCACGCTCTTGGATGCATCGACAGGGTAACTTTGTCACCTCGTTCCTCCAGGATGACATTCAGGCAAATCTTGAGGAAGAAGTAGGAGTATTCCCACTTCCTGGTATCAATGATGAGTTTGGAATTCCTATCCTTGGTGGTGGTGACCAGTTTGTTGTTTTCAATGACCGCCCTGAAGTTCGTGAGTTCATGGAATTCCTGGCAACTTGGGAGTCTGGTGAGATTTGGGCAAAGAGAGGCGGAGCTCTCTTCCCCTATTTGAACCAGGATCTGGATGCCTACCCGAACGAGATTGAACGCTCACTTGCTGAATCCCTGGTGAATGCCAAGGTCTTCAGATTTGATGCTTCCGATCTGATGCCGGGCCAAGTTGGTGCAGGTACTTTCTGGACTGGTATTGTTGACTGGGTCAACGGCAAGAGCCTTGATGCCATGTTGAACGATGTTCAGAAATCCTGGCCGGAATAA
- a CDS encoding HAD-IC family P-type ATPase, which produces MQNLEKKPYAYSEQELIETLSTDGKEGLTSEEAQRRFDEFGPNTIESGSKVSAWKILLSNLNNIIVYLLMVAGAVAFIMGDTVEGIAIIIAILIAVLSGFISEYKAQKSVESLQNMVKTTAKVIRGGSLTEIESSGLVIGDLIYIEEGDSITIDGRLTSTKNFATNESALTGESEAIDKDTLTIDEQDVPIGDRKNMVHAGTAATRGNAYAIVTGTGMNSELGRISSMLEEEEQSDTPLEKQLNTLGKSLMLISFAVAAIVTITGIITGRELYEMIKIGIILAIAAVPEALPAVSTITLALGMKTMANHNALVKSLPAVETLGSTTVICTDKTGTLTENQMTVTHLHLKDGSVYTITGKGYEPEGIFSNDDGEIDPSEHDSLQEFLLAGAFSSNATLVKEETYSIVGDPTEGALVVLGRKASIDRKEKEDGEWERIGEIPFDSKAKYMATAYQQDNKEKTLFIKGAPDVLIDMSGMEQKEIRLLQEANDTLASEGLRVLAVGKLSGYQGDGSEQAMQDALQQGFTILGLAGIIDPPREDVKQAIQEAREAGIRVIMITGDHPKTAGIIAGRIGMDVSGEVITGKEMDQMSEDELAEKIKNTSIFARVSPENKLQIVRALKIDEEITAMTGDGVNDAPALNGADIGVAMGIRGTEVAKEASDMILTDDRFSTIVDAVREGRVIFDNIEKFIYFLFSCNFIEIFVVFISIMLGLPMPIVALQILWMNLVVDVLPAMSLAWEPGEPGVMKRKPRDPRRGIMNRSFAMGVLGNGAVISLGALAVFMISLAMGWEVRVAQTITFTTMAFGQLAHIFNVREKESFGLDRGIVRNRFLIFALIISVLLQLIAIYVPLLSNALGTTTLNATQWLLVLAGAVLPLLIIQAERAIKRRIRKS; this is translated from the coding sequence TTGCAAAACCTGGAAAAGAAACCTTATGCATACAGCGAACAAGAGCTCATAGAAACACTCTCTACTGATGGAAAAGAGGGTCTCACCTCAGAAGAAGCCCAGAGGCGATTCGATGAGTTTGGCCCAAATACGATTGAGTCAGGAAGCAAGGTATCTGCTTGGAAAATCTTGCTTTCAAACCTGAACAATATCATCGTCTACCTACTCATGGTGGCAGGGGCTGTTGCCTTTATCATGGGGGATACGGTAGAGGGAATAGCAATCATCATCGCAATTCTTATTGCAGTACTCTCCGGGTTTATCAGTGAATACAAGGCACAAAAATCTGTGGAATCCTTGCAGAACATGGTTAAAACCACCGCCAAGGTCATTCGTGGAGGGTCCCTCACAGAAATTGAGTCCTCAGGTCTTGTTATTGGTGACTTGATATATATCGAAGAGGGGGATTCAATCACCATTGATGGCCGCCTGACCAGCACGAAAAACTTTGCAACCAATGAATCGGCGTTGACCGGGGAATCAGAGGCAATAGACAAGGATACGCTGACCATAGACGAGCAGGATGTCCCAATCGGGGACAGAAAGAACATGGTGCACGCTGGAACTGCAGCCACACGGGGCAATGCCTATGCAATTGTTACCGGTACCGGCATGAACAGCGAGTTGGGACGAATCAGTTCCATGCTCGAGGAAGAAGAACAGTCCGATACCCCATTGGAAAAACAGCTCAACACCCTGGGAAAATCCTTGATGCTGATCTCCTTTGCAGTAGCAGCAATTGTAACCATTACAGGGATTATCACCGGCAGAGAGCTCTATGAGATGATCAAGATAGGTATCATTCTTGCTATTGCTGCAGTACCCGAAGCGCTTCCTGCTGTCTCCACCATCACCCTGGCTCTGGGAATGAAAACCATGGCAAATCATAATGCCTTGGTAAAAAGTCTCCCTGCAGTGGAGACCTTGGGCTCGACTACCGTAATCTGTACCGACAAGACAGGGACCCTCACAGAAAACCAGATGACAGTCACCCATTTGCATCTGAAGGATGGGTCTGTCTACACAATTACAGGCAAAGGATATGAACCAGAAGGAATATTCTCAAACGACGATGGTGAAATTGATCCATCAGAACATGATTCCTTGCAGGAGTTTTTACTCGCTGGCGCCTTTTCCAGTAACGCAACGCTGGTGAAGGAAGAGACCTACTCCATCGTAGGAGACCCTACCGAAGGTGCATTGGTCGTTTTAGGGAGAAAGGCTTCTATCGACAGGAAGGAGAAGGAAGATGGAGAGTGGGAACGAATCGGGGAGATTCCATTCGACTCCAAAGCCAAGTACATGGCAACTGCATACCAACAGGACAATAAAGAGAAAACCCTGTTCATCAAGGGTGCTCCCGATGTCCTGATTGATATGAGTGGAATGGAACAGAAAGAGATACGATTGCTCCAAGAAGCAAATGATACACTTGCAAGTGAGGGTCTACGTGTCCTTGCAGTCGGGAAGTTGTCTGGGTATCAGGGAGATGGATCTGAGCAGGCAATGCAGGATGCCTTACAACAAGGCTTCACCATCCTGGGCCTTGCAGGTATCATCGATCCTCCTCGTGAGGATGTAAAACAAGCGATTCAGGAAGCCAGGGAAGCGGGCATCCGCGTCATTATGATCACCGGGGATCATCCAAAGACCGCAGGCATTATCGCAGGGCGCATAGGAATGGATGTTTCAGGTGAGGTTATCACCGGCAAGGAGATGGACCAGATGAGTGAGGATGAGCTTGCTGAAAAAATCAAGAACACCTCCATCTTTGCCCGGGTCTCTCCGGAGAATAAATTGCAAATTGTCAGGGCCCTGAAGATCGATGAAGAGATAACCGCAATGACCGGTGATGGGGTGAATGATGCCCCTGCGCTCAATGGTGCTGATATCGGAGTTGCTATGGGAATACGAGGAACCGAGGTCGCCAAGGAAGCATCGGACATGATCCTTACCGATGACCGCTTCTCTACCATTGTCGATGCAGTGAGAGAGGGAAGAGTAATCTTCGACAATATCGAAAAATTCATCTACTTCCTCTTCTCCTGCAACTTCATTGAGATTTTTGTGGTATTCATCTCCATCATGCTGGGACTGCCGATGCCGATCGTTGCCCTACAAATACTATGGATGAATCTGGTGGTTGATGTCTTGCCGGCCATGTCTCTTGCATGGGAACCAGGTGAGCCTGGGGTGATGAAACGAAAACCAAGGGACCCAAGGCGAGGAATCATGAACCGTTCATTCGCAATGGGAGTCCTTGGGAATGGAGCCGTGATCAGCTTGGGAGCACTTGCTGTCTTTATGATCTCCCTCGCTATGGGATGGGAGGTACGAGTCGCACAGACCATCACCTTCACCACGATGGCTTTTGGTCAGCTGGCACACATATTCAACGTTCGGGAAAAGGAATCCTTCGGTCTCGATAGAGGTATCGTGAGAAATCGGTTCTTGATATTTGCGCTCATCATCTCTGTTCTCTTGCAGCTAATTGCTATTTATGTACCATTGTTAAGCAACGCACTTGGAACCACTACACTCAACGCAACACAGTGGCTGCTTGTGCTTGCAGGAGCCGTACTCCCTCTGCTGATCATCCAGGCAGAAAGGGCTATCAAGAGACGTATACGGAAATCGTAG
- the hisIE gene encoding bifunctional phosphoribosyl-AMP cyclohydrolase/phosphoribosyl-ATP diphosphatase HisIE: MDYMALDFEKQGGLVPAIIQDAVTNKVLMLGYMSDESLKITRDRGLVTFWSRSRNTLWTKGETSGNYLEVREIIEDCDHDTLLIKAIPTGPVCHTGSDTCFAEENNPEKIPATDFLFYLEQVIHDRREFPQEGSYTNHLFSRGINKIAQKVGEEAVELIIESKDDNKDLFLGEAADLLYHFLVLLTQKEVRLSEVVEILKGRHSR, from the coding sequence ATGGATTATATGGCTCTTGATTTCGAAAAACAGGGTGGATTGGTTCCCGCAATTATCCAGGATGCTGTGACAAACAAGGTATTGATGCTCGGTTATATGAGCGATGAGTCGCTCAAGATTACCCGTGACCGTGGGCTTGTCACCTTCTGGTCCAGAAGTCGCAATACGCTTTGGACGAAAGGGGAGACCAGTGGAAATTATCTTGAGGTAAGGGAGATTATTGAGGATTGTGACCATGACACCCTTCTGATCAAGGCAATACCAACTGGACCGGTGTGCCACACTGGAAGTGATACCTGTTTTGCAGAAGAAAACAACCCCGAAAAAATTCCAGCAACCGACTTCTTATTCTACCTTGAGCAGGTTATCCATGACCGCCGTGAATTCCCTCAGGAAGGTTCATACACCAACCATCTTTTCAGCAGAGGCATCAATAAGATTGCACAGAAAGTAGGGGAAGAGGCAGTTGAGCTCATCATTGAGAGCAAGGATGACAACAAGGATCTGTTCCTCGGGGAAGCTGCAGACCTTCTCTACCACTTCCTGGTACTCCTTACCCAGAAGGAAGTACGGTTGAGTGAAGTTGTTGAGATTCTCAAGGGAAGACACAGCAGATAG
- the hisF gene encoding imidazole glycerol phosphate synthase subunit HisF, with protein sequence MLAKRIIPCLDVRDGRTVKGVNFVNLRDAGDAVELAQAYSRCGADELTFLDITATVENRSTFRSLVRSIADHIGIPFTVGGGIRNEADVASLLDSGADKISINSQAVAKPDVIDELALRFGSQCVVCAIDARRNPAFDNGAEEGWEVYVHGGRKGTGMDVISWAKEAYNRGAGEILLTSMEHDGVKGGFAVDLTRRVSEAVGIPVIASGGAGTMDHFHEVFTDGKADAALAASIFHFHEIDIPELKIFLEQHGITMRK encoded by the coding sequence ATGTTGGCAAAACGAATCATTCCCTGTCTTGATGTACGTGATGGACGTACGGTAAAAGGGGTCAACTTCGTGAACTTGCGTGATGCGGGGGATGCGGTGGAACTTGCCCAGGCTTATAGTCGCTGTGGTGCGGATGAGCTGACCTTCCTTGATATCACGGCAACAGTTGAGAACCGTTCAACCTTCCGTTCCTTGGTAAGAAGTATTGCCGACCATATCGGCATCCCTTTTACCGTTGGTGGTGGCATCAGAAATGAAGCAGACGTGGCCTCTCTCCTTGATAGCGGCGCCGACAAGATCTCCATCAATAGCCAGGCGGTGGCAAAACCGGATGTCATCGATGAGCTCGCTCTGCGTTTTGGCAGTCAATGTGTGGTCTGTGCCATTGATGCAAGAAGGAATCCTGCCTTTGACAATGGAGCTGAGGAAGGTTGGGAAGTCTACGTCCATGGCGGGAGAAAAGGAACTGGGATGGATGTTATCTCCTGGGCGAAGGAAGCCTACAACAGGGGAGCAGGAGAAATTCTGCTTACCAGCATGGAACACGACGGAGTGAAGGGAGGGTTCGCTGTTGATCTGACCCGTCGAGTCTCTGAGGCGGTGGGAATTCCTGTCATCGCGAGTGGAGGGGCTGGAACAATGGATCATTTCCATGAAGTATTCACTGATGGCAAGGCCGATGCTGCCCTGGCAGCTTCCATCTTTCATTTTCATGAAATTGATATCCCAGAGTTGAAGATTTTTCTTGAACAACATGGTATAACTATGCGTAAGTAG
- the hisA gene encoding 1-(5-phosphoribosyl)-5-[(5-phosphoribosylamino)methylideneamino]imidazole-4-carboxamide isomerase encodes MHIIPAIDIIDGKAVRLTQGDYASKKIYASDPLDLAKQFEDANLRYLHVVDLDGAKGKGIVNLKSLERIASNTNLIIDFGGGIKRSEDLEAAFSSGASKVTCGSVAVKNPSLLISWIEEFGCDRLILGADAKDGMVQSAGWTEGSDQEVAAFIDLYRSQGLYQVICTDIAKDGMLSGPSLDLYRTLLKERDDLHLIASGGITTLQDLRDLQEAGLSGAIIGKAIYEGKITIEELAAFGEE; translated from the coding sequence ATGCATATCATCCCTGCTATCGATATTATTGATGGAAAAGCAGTCCGCCTCACCCAAGGCGACTATGCATCGAAAAAGATCTATGCTTCCGATCCCCTTGATCTTGCAAAGCAATTCGAGGATGCCAATCTTCGTTACTTGCATGTTGTGGACCTTGATGGGGCTAAGGGGAAAGGCATTGTCAATCTGAAGAGTCTTGAACGTATTGCAAGCAACACCAATCTGATCATCGACTTTGGTGGGGGGATCAAACGGAGTGAGGACCTCGAAGCAGCGTTTTCCAGTGGGGCGAGCAAGGTGACCTGTGGGTCTGTTGCCGTGAAGAATCCTTCCCTATTGATCTCCTGGATTGAGGAATTCGGTTGTGATCGCTTGATTCTGGGTGCCGATGCCAAGGATGGCATGGTCCAGAGTGCGGGATGGACTGAAGGGAGTGACCAGGAAGTTGCAGCATTCATCGACCTGTACCGTAGTCAGGGACTCTATCAGGTAATCTGTACAGATATTGCCAAGGATGGAATGCTCAGTGGTCCTTCGCTTGACCTGTACCGTACACTTTTGAAAGAGCGAGACGATCTTCATCTTATTGCATCAGGTGGTATAACCACCCTGCAAGACCTACGGGACTTACAGGAAGCTGGCTTATCAGGGGCGATCATCGGTAAGGCAATCTATGAAGGCAAAATTACCATCGAAGAGCTTGCAGCCTTCGGGGAGGAATAG
- the hisH gene encoding imidazole glycerol phosphate synthase subunit HisH: MNIAIVKYNAGNTRSVLCALHRLGYEAEVTDDPKKLATADKVIFPGVGEASTAMAYLREKGLDAVLTSLKQPFLGICLGMQLMCATSEEHDTQTLGIFPIPTRKFFLPPEYKIPHMGWNTLQYRDDRLFSGLKEEAWCYFVHSYYVPLCEATIASTEYGGKVFSSVLHKDNYYGCQFHPEKSGDVGEQLLRTFLEEL, encoded by the coding sequence ATGAACATCGCAATCGTTAAGTATAATGCGGGGAATACCCGCTCAGTACTCTGTGCACTTCACCGCCTTGGCTATGAAGCGGAGGTTACCGATGACCCAAAAAAGCTGGCAACTGCCGACAAGGTGATCTTCCCTGGGGTAGGGGAAGCCTCCACGGCAATGGCATACCTTCGTGAGAAAGGCCTCGATGCGGTTCTTACCTCCTTGAAACAACCCTTCTTGGGAATTTGTCTGGGTATGCAACTGATGTGTGCCACCAGTGAAGAGCATGACACCCAGACACTGGGCATTTTTCCCATACCAACACGTAAGTTTTTCCTCCCCCCTGAGTATAAGATTCCCCACATGGGATGGAATACACTTCAGTACAGGGATGACCGGTTGTTCTCAGGTTTGAAGGAAGAGGCTTGGTGCTATTTTGTACATAGCTATTATGTTCCCCTCTGTGAAGCAACCATTGCAAGCACGGAGTATGGCGGGAAGGTGTTCTCCTCAGTACTGCACAAGGATAACTACTACGGTTGCCAGTTCCACCCTGAGAAGAGTGGGGATGTAGGAGAACAGTTGCTGAGAACATTCTTGGAGGAGCTCTAA
- the hisB gene encoding bifunctional histidinol-phosphatase/imidazoleglycerol-phosphate dehydratase HisB, which translates to MHKRVLFLDRDGIIVEEMQVDSLEKVRYIPGVFGSLSRLRKDGSWYFAMVSNQDGVGTPSFPKEAFEIPHQRIMETLKGEGITFDAEHIDYSLPEDNCPGRKPEIGMLTEYMDGSYDLEHSVMIGDRLTDVWLAKNIGCKAIWFADESRAAELGEDLKEVCILVSDNWAAIASFLLDEHNLSPRTARLERKTKETEISLKLNLDGGSLGSIHTHIPFFDHMLEQVLRHSGCDLDLHAHGDLVVDEHHTVEDVGIALGGAFREALGDKRGINRYGAEILPMDEVLAQVALDFSGRPYLQWDVSFKREYIGTFPTEMVEHFFKSFSDSAGCNLSLKVSDGNAHHQCEALFKAFARAIKEAVHRNPYSMELPTTKGML; encoded by the coding sequence ATGCATAAGCGAGTGCTGTTTTTGGATCGTGACGGAATCATCGTTGAGGAAATGCAGGTAGATAGTCTTGAGAAGGTACGCTACATCCCTGGGGTTTTTGGATCCCTCTCCCGCCTACGGAAGGATGGGAGTTGGTATTTTGCCATGGTGAGTAACCAGGATGGGGTTGGAACTCCTTCCTTCCCCAAGGAAGCCTTTGAGATTCCCCACCAGAGAATCATGGAGACGCTGAAGGGGGAGGGCATTACCTTTGATGCCGAGCATATAGATTACTCACTACCTGAGGATAACTGTCCGGGAAGGAAGCCTGAGATTGGTATGCTCACTGAGTACATGGATGGAAGCTACGACCTTGAGCACTCAGTTATGATCGGGGATCGTCTCACTGATGTATGGCTCGCAAAGAATATTGGGTGTAAGGCAATCTGGTTTGCCGATGAATCGAGAGCAGCAGAGCTAGGGGAGGATCTCAAGGAGGTCTGTATCCTGGTCAGCGACAACTGGGCTGCCATTGCATCCTTCCTGCTTGATGAGCACAATCTCTCTCCACGTACTGCACGGTTGGAAAGAAAAACAAAAGAGACGGAGATCTCACTTAAACTGAATCTTGATGGAGGTTCCCTCGGTTCCATCCATACCCATATTCCTTTCTTCGACCACATGTTGGAGCAGGTGCTTAGGCACAGTGGGTGTGACCTGGACCTTCATGCACATGGTGATCTTGTGGTGGATGAACACCACACGGTGGAAGATGTTGGTATTGCCTTGGGTGGGGCATTCCGCGAAGCTTTGGGAGATAAACGGGGTATAAATCGTTACGGTGCTGAGATCCTTCCCATGGATGAGGTGCTTGCCCAGGTGGCGCTGGATTTCTCTGGACGACCGTATCTCCAGTGGGATGTTTCCTTCAAACGAGAGTATATAGGGACATTCCCCACTGAGATGGTTGAGCACTTTTTCAAATCCTTCAGTGATAGTGCAGGATGTAATCTTTCGCTCAAGGTAAGCGATGGAAACGCCCACCATCAGTGTGAGGCTCTTTTCAAGGCTTTTGCTCGGGCTATCAAAGAGGCTGTGCATCGAAACCCATATTCGATGGAACTGCCTACAACCAAGGGGATGCTATGA